In Coleofasciculus sp. FACHB-T130, the following proteins share a genomic window:
- a CDS encoding ATP-binding cassette domain-containing protein — MTTQPGQRTVISTNPYLVLNNQGQILPPLELTADRHILGRDRAFADLIVPDDWRVISACQAVLHRDGDDYYIYDGDGRKPSTNKLFVDHRLITPTEGYRLENGIEIQIGQNPQNLIQLRYFNPSSAKMLTPPRPVSLKNRSVEIGRDANATMQLDSPIVSRRHATIDTDSQGRYILQDRSTNGVFINGQRVTGSAVLSQGTTIRIGSFTLVLRGDNLVVLDQGNQIRLDAENLVIKGRLDGVSLAIEPGQFVALVGGSGTGKSTLLKTLLGIEKTAKGAVYLNGDNLQKNFNMYRTQIGYVPQDDILHRDLTVVEVLTYAAALRLPPDTDVSQVVQKTLTDIEMSDRQDALIKHLSGGQRKRVSIGVELLADPKLFFLDEPTSGLDPGLDKKMMQMLRRLADQGRTIILVTHATANIKMCDRVAFLGRGGRLCYYGIPEDALKFFGVTTDNFADIYTQLDKEKEEETEAIVQQYANQFRQSPDYQRYIANSLGAGSHTPQNASSPPQKASISPWKQLALLSGRYLKMIRRDRIYLALSLLTSPIGIALIPLAIGGKNPLILSSESDPALAPLALRVLFVFTCAAIWVGLSSSLQEIVKESAIYLRERLVNLGLIPYLASKTFVLSALALLQTLLISAVILIGFKSPQPELIPWSLGFAVNTFLTLVTSMSLGLLVSSLAKNSRQANSALPLLLLPQIIFSGVLFKIEGIASKISWLMLSRWSIGGYGSLVNVNAMVPDPIFLPNGTLAPMPFDKTPIYDPTWQNLGLNWGILLLHAVVYLTINFWVQKRKDIF; from the coding sequence ATGACCACCCAGCCAGGGCAGCGGACTGTTATCAGCACCAATCCCTATTTGGTGCTAAATAATCAGGGGCAGATTTTACCACCCTTGGAACTGACAGCAGACCGACACATACTGGGACGCGATCGCGCTTTCGCCGATCTAATTGTTCCAGATGATTGGCGCGTCATCTCCGCTTGCCAAGCCGTCTTACATAGAGATGGGGATGACTATTACATTTATGACGGCGATGGACGCAAACCCAGTACCAATAAGTTGTTTGTAGATCACCGATTGATTACGCCCACAGAAGGCTATCGCCTGGAAAATGGCATTGAAATTCAAATTGGTCAAAATCCCCAGAATTTAATTCAGCTGAGGTATTTCAATCCCTCCAGCGCCAAAATGCTGACGCCACCGCGTCCCGTCTCGCTGAAAAATCGGTCGGTGGAAATCGGACGCGACGCCAATGCCACGATGCAGTTAGATTCGCCCATCGTTTCTCGGCGTCACGCCACGATTGATACGGACTCTCAGGGGCGCTACATCCTGCAAGATCGCAGTACCAACGGCGTTTTTATAAACGGGCAACGAGTCACGGGTTCTGCTGTCCTGTCACAGGGGACAACCATTCGCATTGGGTCATTTACCCTGGTGCTACGCGGCGACAATCTGGTGGTACTTGATCAGGGCAATCAAATTCGTCTGGATGCTGAGAATCTGGTCATCAAAGGGCGTCTGGATGGCGTTTCCCTGGCAATTGAACCAGGGCAATTTGTGGCTTTGGTGGGGGGAAGCGGAACGGGTAAATCCACGTTGCTGAAGACTTTATTGGGGATTGAGAAGACGGCTAAAGGTGCGGTGTATCTCAATGGCGACAATTTGCAGAAAAACTTTAATATGTACCGCACGCAAATTGGTTATGTGCCCCAAGATGATATTTTGCACCGAGATTTGACGGTGGTAGAGGTGCTGACTTATGCGGCGGCGCTGCGACTTCCGCCGGATACGGATGTGTCACAGGTGGTGCAAAAAACTCTAACTGATATTGAAATGTCCGATCGCCAAGATGCCTTAATCAAACATCTCAGCGGCGGTCAGCGCAAGCGAGTCAGCATTGGGGTAGAACTTTTAGCCGATCCAAAGCTGTTTTTCTTAGACGAACCGACTTCGGGACTCGACCCTGGTTTGGATAAGAAGATGATGCAGATGTTGCGGAGATTAGCGGATCAGGGACGCACGATTATTTTAGTCACTCATGCGACGGCGAATATCAAAATGTGCGATCGCGTTGCTTTTCTCGGTCGCGGCGGACGACTTTGCTACTATGGCATCCCGGAGGACGCGCTGAAATTTTTTGGAGTGACAACGGATAATTTTGCCGATATTTACACGCAACTGGATAAGGAGAAAGAAGAAGAAACGGAAGCCATCGTTCAACAATACGCGAATCAGTTTCGCCAATCGCCCGATTATCAACGCTACATTGCAAATTCCCTCGGTGCTGGCAGTCATACGCCACAAAACGCCAGTTCACCTCCCCAAAAAGCCAGTATCTCTCCGTGGAAGCAATTAGCTTTGCTGAGTGGGCGCTACTTGAAGATGATAAGACGCGATCGCATCTATCTCGCCTTATCTCTTCTAACTTCTCCCATCGGTATCGCCTTGATTCCCCTAGCAATTGGTGGGAAAAACCCTCTCATTCTTAGTAGCGAATCCGATCCTGCCCTTGCACCTTTAGCGCTGCGAGTATTATTTGTATTTACCTGCGCTGCGATTTGGGTCGGACTTTCCAGTTCTTTGCAAGAAATTGTCAAAGAATCTGCGATTTACCTGCGAGAAAGATTGGTCAATTTAGGGTTAATCCCTTATCTTGCTTCAAAAACATTTGTTCTTTCCGCGCTAGCCTTATTGCAAACCTTGCTGATTTCAGCAGTAATTCTGATTGGTTTCAAATCTCCGCAACCTGAATTGATACCTTGGTCTTTAGGATTTGCAGTAAATACCTTTTTGACGCTTGTTACTAGCATGAGTTTAGGCTTACTGGTTTCATCCCTTGCCAAAAATAGCAGGCAAGCGAATAGTGCTTTACCTTTACTTTTGCTACCTCAAATTATCTTTTCCGGGGTTTTATTTAAGATAGAAGGAATTGCCAGTAAAATTTCCTGGTTGATGTTAAGTCGGTGGTCGATTGGTGGTTACGGTTCTTTGGTCAATGTCAATGCAATGGTTCCCGATCCGATATTTTTACCGAATGGTACGCTTGCGCCGATGCCGTTTGATAAAACGCCTATTTACGATCCAACGTGGCAGAATTTAGGGTTAAATTGGGGAATTTTGTTGCTGCACGCGGTAGTCTATTTAACAATCAATTTTTGGGTACAAAAGCGGAAGGATATATTTTAA
- a CDS encoding ABC transporter substrate-binding protein: MNTQGKWICDGVPKNNNQQYPSNEAHPPQENHGPDCIVCGLPREAMNPQKSQKTVISKPPGSKPSLLLPILILLGILAALAGGFGLYKLTQGNKQPAIVASPETQSPTASDNAPTETADPQAIASDTANNAELISQGEKILLKDATNSQKTAAAVAFAQKNWEEAIAQYQQAVSVNPNDPESKIYLNNAKAKKAGNPLTMAVVVPITPSPDTAKEVLRGVGQAQDEFNQSPATPGRLLEVVIVNDVDPVKAVSLAQDLTKSPNILGVLGHGVDNGSQQAIAMYEQAGLTVLSPISTSITPGSGGQSTLQTIPLAKKANELLGTYLQTVGTTLAKYTAAKSSAPSVVVFYNADSPYSQQLKQQFTTALSKVNGKVVKEVDVTGANFNAATEIQNATAAGAKIGFLALSKNKVDRAVAIAKANPTGTQGLQLIGGDELYNPTILTSGGDAIKGIVLAVPWSSQPNDPFANQAATIWKGRVSWRTATAYDATKALTSAFSQNPSRSGVSQLLNQGVPISGTATDFNVLNEVPLVQAAPGSNGPPGSKYEFNPI, translated from the coding sequence TTGAATACGCAAGGCAAATGGATCTGTGATGGTGTACCGAAAAACAACAATCAACAGTACCCAAGCAATGAAGCCCATCCACCCCAGGAAAATCACGGGCCAGACTGTATTGTTTGCGGCTTGCCTAGAGAGGCAATGAATCCTCAGAAAAGCCAGAAAACGGTCATCTCTAAGCCGCCCGGTTCTAAGCCTTCACTTCTGCTGCCAATCCTGATTCTGCTGGGGATTCTGGCGGCACTGGCGGGGGGATTTGGCTTGTATAAACTGACACAGGGAAATAAACAACCGGCAATCGTTGCGTCTCCTGAGACTCAATCTCCCACCGCTAGCGACAATGCACCCACGGAAACTGCCGATCCGCAAGCGATCGCAAGCGATACCGCTAATAATGCCGAGTTGATCAGTCAAGGCGAGAAAATCCTGTTAAAGGATGCAACAAATTCCCAAAAAACAGCCGCCGCAGTCGCGTTTGCCCAGAAAAATTGGGAGGAAGCGATCGCGCAATATCAACAAGCGGTTAGCGTCAACCCCAACGATCCCGAAAGCAAAATTTACCTGAATAACGCCAAAGCCAAAAAAGCCGGAAATCCTCTGACAATGGCAGTCGTAGTCCCCATCACCCCCAGTCCGGACACGGCGAAGGAAGTTCTCCGGGGTGTGGGACAAGCACAAGACGAGTTTAACCAGTCTCCGGCGACACCCGGACGCTTATTAGAAGTCGTGATTGTCAACGATGTTGACCCGGTAAAAGCGGTTTCCTTGGCGCAAGACCTTACCAAGTCACCGAATATTTTAGGCGTTTTGGGACATGGGGTAGATAATGGCTCTCAGCAAGCGATTGCCATGTACGAACAAGCTGGATTAACCGTCCTTTCTCCCATCAGCACTAGCATTACTCCCGGTTCTGGCGGTCAGTCTACCTTGCAAACCATCCCCCTCGCCAAAAAAGCCAACGAGTTGCTGGGTACTTATCTGCAAACCGTCGGCACCACCTTAGCAAAATATACCGCTGCAAAGTCCTCCGCGCCGTCTGTGGTGGTTTTTTATAACGCCGATAGTCCTTACAGTCAGCAATTAAAGCAGCAGTTCACCACCGCTTTATCTAAAGTAAATGGCAAAGTTGTTAAGGAAGTAGATGTCACGGGTGCCAACTTCAATGCTGCTACTGAGATTCAGAATGCAACTGCGGCGGGGGCGAAAATTGGTTTCTTGGCACTCAGTAAGAATAAAGTAGATCGAGCCGTTGCGATTGCCAAAGCCAATCCCACAGGGACGCAAGGGTTACAGTTAATTGGCGGAGATGAACTGTATAACCCAACAATTCTCACTTCTGGCGGCGACGCGATTAAAGGCATTGTGCTGGCAGTTCCCTGGAGTTCTCAACCGAACGATCCCTTCGCTAACCAAGCTGCCACGATTTGGAAAGGACGTGTCAGTTGGCGCACCGCTACCGCTTATGATGCGACGAAAGCTTTAACGTCTGCTTTTAGCCAAAATCCTTCTCGGTCAGGCGTATCTCAACTGCTGAATCAAGGAGTGCCCATTAGCGGCACTGCTACCGATTTTAATGTTCTCAATGAAGTTCCGCTTGTGCAAGCCGCGCCTGGTTCTAATGGCCCGCCGGGATCTAAGTATGAATTTAACCCGATTTAG
- a CDS encoding protein kinase, which yields MNPHLLNNRYRIIQTLGSGGFGNTFLAEDTHMPSRRRCVIKQLKPMANNPQMFQMAQDRFQREAAILEAMGEGSDQIPKLYAYFSEAGQFHLVQELIEGKTLTKKVQTQGLVPESQVKEILVSLLPVLDYIHSKGIIHRDIKPDNIIIRQRDGKPVLIDFGAVKESMGAAVHPGNAPASIVIGTPGFMPPEQGVGQPVFASDIYSLALTAIYLLTGKLPQDLPTDPRTGEILWHQSAANVSPGFVAVLDKAIQSHPRDRYSTSREMLDALQSGATPTVASAGGAGVSNMATVAVSPGGGRNVSPAPVNLPHTPPNPAPVVGQGRRWNPLLIGILGGLTLVGAIVGLTRFFSKSPESPSPVASSSPTSEPTARETERTPERNRPLETSPSPSPDSPTRQDEATPPPVIAESPTPRSERSPEPEPARTPEPAPVQSATPEPARSPEPVRTPEPAPVPQNNNPNPNRPVSSVPTFPVGTSRSTIQASLGTPNRDVSGAWRTRAVVYNLVPNQIDLGYLFDRNSGRLRQTEASFYPTVDPQVVETTLDGLLTGGANNYTKQGLKQVQQRRRSSYTFTQGSLKGMIVRQDCDVIYISIWDADLHEHNPSAARKC from the coding sequence ATGAATCCACACCTGTTGAACAATCGCTATCGCATTATCCAGACGCTGGGAAGTGGTGGATTTGGTAACACCTTTCTGGCAGAAGATACTCATATGCCGTCACGGCGTCGCTGCGTAATTAAACAGCTCAAGCCAATGGCAAACAATCCCCAGATGTTCCAGATGGCGCAAGATCGATTCCAACGGGAAGCGGCTATTTTAGAGGCGATGGGTGAAGGTAGCGATCAAATTCCCAAGTTGTACGCCTACTTTTCGGAAGCTGGGCAGTTTCACCTGGTGCAGGAATTGATTGAAGGGAAAACCCTGACCAAAAAGGTGCAAACTCAGGGGTTAGTGCCTGAAAGTCAAGTTAAGGAGATACTTGTCAGTCTGCTGCCTGTCTTGGATTATATCCACAGCAAGGGCATCATTCACCGGGATATCAAACCGGACAATATTATTATCCGGCAACGGGATGGGAAGCCGGTATTGATTGATTTTGGTGCCGTTAAGGAAAGTATGGGTGCGGCGGTGCATCCAGGGAATGCTCCCGCCTCGATTGTAATTGGCACGCCGGGATTTATGCCGCCGGAACAGGGAGTCGGGCAACCCGTCTTCGCCAGCGACATATATAGTTTGGCGCTGACGGCGATTTATCTACTCACGGGGAAACTACCGCAAGATTTACCAACCGATCCGCGAACGGGGGAGATTTTGTGGCATCAGTCCGCAGCGAATGTTAGTCCGGGTTTTGTTGCTGTCTTGGATAAGGCGATTCAGTCGCATCCGCGCGATCGCTATTCCACTTCCAGAGAAATGCTCGATGCTTTACAATCGGGTGCAACTCCAACGGTGGCTTCTGCTGGGGGTGCTGGAGTGTCTAATATGGCAACCGTTGCGGTGTCTCCGGGTGGTGGGAGGAACGTTTCGCCTGCGCCCGTCAATTTGCCGCATACCCCTCCAAACCCTGCGCCTGTAGTTGGTCAAGGACGGCGATGGAATCCTTTGCTAATCGGCATTTTGGGTGGATTGACCTTGGTGGGTGCTATTGTCGGTCTTACCCGATTTTTCAGCAAATCACCCGAATCACCGTCTCCCGTCGCGTCCTCTTCACCAACATCAGAACCAACCGCCAGAGAAACAGAACGCACCCCTGAAAGAAATCGGCCTCTGGAGACATCGCCCTCTCCATCACCTGATTCACCGACAAGACAGGACGAAGCGACGCCTCCGCCGGTTATTGCTGAATCTCCGACACCAAGATCGGAGCGATCGCCCGAACCCGAACCAGCGCGAACTCCCGAACCAGCACCTGTTCAATCTGCAACACCAGAACCCGCGCGATCGCCTGAACCTGTGCGAACTCCCGAACCTGCACCCGTACCCCAAAACAATAACCCGAATCCAAATCGTCCAGTTTCGAGCGTTCCCACATTTCCCGTCGGTACATCAAGAAGCACTATCCAAGCATCCCTCGGCACTCCAAATAGAGATGTGAGTGGTGCTTGGAGAACCCGCGCTGTCGTCTATAACTTAGTGCCAAATCAGATCGATCTTGGCTACTTATTCGATCGGAATTCCGGTCGTCTTCGCCAAACTGAAGCCTCCTTTTACCCAACAGTAGATCCTCAAGTTGTGGAGACGACTTTAGACGGATTATTAACAGGTGGAGCCAACAATTATACTAAACAGGGACTAAAACAGGTGCAACAGCGTCGGAGGAGTTCTTACACTTTTACTCAAGGCTCTTTAAAAGGTATGATTGTCCGCCAAGATTGTGATGTTATTTACATCAGTATTTGGGATGCAGATTTGCACGAACACAATCCGTCTGCTGCCAGGAAATGTTAA
- a CDS encoding GIY-YIG nuclease family protein yields the protein MTSESDIPSLASLEYIPYLDETGHLPEKFQGKIGVYAIFDREKVLQLINYSRDINLSLKQHLVRQHERCYWLKAHTSDRPNRTLLESIRNAWIEENGAVPPGNGSEQAAWNDPIDAKRAMTAEEQTKFTSPAMDEVGQGKLLKNVARRVEEEIFQQLKTRGVQEELRFNPKLKESGLLDLK from the coding sequence ATGACTTCTGAAAGCGATATTCCATCTCTTGCCAGCCTAGAATATATCCCTTACCTCGACGAAACCGGACATTTACCAGAGAAATTTCAGGGAAAAATTGGCGTATACGCAATATTCGATCGAGAGAAAGTGCTGCAACTGATCAACTATTCCCGCGATATCAATCTCAGTCTCAAGCAACATTTAGTACGTCAACACGAACGCTGCTATTGGCTAAAAGCACATACTAGCGATCGCCCAAACCGTACCCTGCTAGAGAGCATTCGGAATGCCTGGATTGAAGAAAATGGTGCCGTCCCTCCCGGTAATGGTTCCGAACAAGCTGCATGGAACGATCCGATTGATGCAAAACGAGCCATGACCGCTGAGGAACAAACTAAGTTTACAAGTCCAGCGATGGATGAAGTCGGGCAAGGGAAGCTGTTAAAAAATGTAGCAAGGCGCGTTGAAGAAGAAATTTTTCAACAGCTCAAAACTCGTGGGGTTCAAGAGGAACTCCGCTTTAATCCAAAGTTAAAAGAAAGTGGCTTACTAGACCTAAAGTAA
- a CDS encoding IMS domain-containing protein, with protein MPTLLDNRYRIIQTLGAGGFGETFLAEDIHMPSGRRCVIKLLKPVTNNPQVYQLIKDRFQREAAILEELGEGNHQIPRLYAYFAAGDQFYLVQEWIEGETLAQMVQQQGSLSENSVREILVNLLPVLDYVHHKGIVHRDIKPANVIVRKRDTKPVLIDFGAVKETMGTIVNSEGRTISSIVIGTPGFMPSEQAIGRPLFSSDLYSLGLTAIYLLTGKLPQSLNIDRDSGEILWRQYALNVSASLLAVLDKAIQSHPSDRYKNVQEMLDALQTPVSPIPPTVPYIPPLVVSPPPENTYQPSTVPSYPPEVASLQTTAVSSSQPVATRTISDSRDWQKAVILGSAIGIVILGGILFKTGKLPSFLTNRPPNLENTQQAQQEAVTLINRWVNSKRKIFAPPFNRELAAELTTGQLYENTVGEGGSMAWLENNNAYYQYGVQKVGDIEKFTVDGDRATIEIRVTEERTLYKNGNIDPNETDFKTRLVRYTLQSVDSKWKILEYKTIREIQ; from the coding sequence ATGCCAACGCTGTTGGACAATCGCTATCGCATAATTCAGACGCTGGGCGCTGGAGGGTTTGGCGAAACCTTTCTAGCAGAAGATATCCATATGCCTTCGGGCCGCCGGTGCGTCATTAAGCTACTCAAGCCGGTGACGAATAATCCCCAGGTTTACCAGCTAATTAAAGATCGATTCCAACGCGAAGCCGCCATTTTAGAAGAGTTGGGCGAAGGCAATCACCAGATTCCCCGGCTGTATGCTTACTTTGCGGCTGGCGATCAATTCTACCTAGTTCAGGAATGGATTGAAGGGGAAACGCTGGCTCAAATGGTGCAACAGCAGGGATCTCTCAGCGAGAATTCGGTGCGGGAAATTTTGGTAAATCTGTTACCTGTCCTAGATTACGTGCATCACAAGGGGATTGTCCATCGAGATATTAAGCCAGCCAACGTGATTGTGCGAAAACGGGATACCAAACCCGTCTTGATTGATTTCGGCGCGGTGAAAGAAACGATGGGCACCATCGTCAATTCTGAGGGGCGTACTATCAGCTCAATTGTAATTGGGACGCCTGGATTTATGCCCAGCGAACAGGCAATCGGACGCCCACTTTTTTCGAGTGACTTGTATAGTTTGGGTTTGACGGCGATTTATCTATTAACCGGCAAACTTCCTCAATCCCTAAATATCGATCGTGACAGCGGCGAGATTCTGTGGCGTCAGTATGCTTTGAATGTTAGCGCCAGTTTGCTAGCGGTGCTGGATAAGGCGATTCAGTCTCATCCGAGCGATCGCTATAAAAATGTCCAAGAAATGCTCGATGCTTTACAAACTCCAGTCTCTCCAATTCCCCCCACGGTTCCTTACATTCCCCCGCTAGTCGTTTCTCCACCTCCAGAAAACACCTATCAGCCATCCACGGTGCCTTCTTACCCTCCTGAAGTTGCTTCTTTACAAACCACTGCGGTGTCATCCTCCCAACCTGTTGCCACCAGAACTATCTCCGATTCAAGAGATTGGCAGAAGGCTGTGATTTTAGGCAGTGCGATCGGGATAGTAATTCTGGGTGGTATTTTATTCAAAACTGGAAAGTTACCAAGTTTTTTAACGAACCGACCTCCCAATCTAGAAAATACTCAGCAAGCTCAACAAGAAGCCGTCACGTTAATTAATCGGTGGGTAAACAGCAAGCGAAAAATATTCGCTCCCCCCTTTAATCGCGAACTTGCTGCCGAACTGACCACGGGACAACTCTATGAGAATACCGTTGGAGAGGGCGGCTCAATGGCTTGGCTAGAGAATAACAATGCTTACTACCAGTACGGCGTTCAAAAAGTTGGAGATATTGAAAAATTTACCGTAGATGGCGATCGCGCAACTATCGAAATCAGGGTAACTGAAGAACGTACTCTCTATAAAAACGGTAATATCGACCCCAACGAAACTGACTTCAAAACTCGGTTGGTGCGATACACTTTGCAATCAGTAGACAGCAAATGGAAAATCCTTGAATACAAAACGATCAGAGAAATTCAATAA
- a CDS encoding serine hydrolase: protein MGQQPQPKPNKRAQQIAKFKARRAARAHQVKRRVRRLRFAALAIASATIFTTCGLRLNRLVTQRPAVVSEQLNSTLPVLPPWAKTALLPLPSRLPGRNPSQLVYNVKTPPNFKQSQELEEIVDDVVKLATEKDLPIKPLSITLINVKTGEIAGYKQDTLRYPASVIKMFWMVALYAQIENGIWADEGAFSLYVSKMIKESDNEAASFILDLLTDTQSRSKIENDEEFKIWLDKRQQVNQFFRGAGYKGINISQKTFPVPYLRLPEPLEIDLQMRGAPKDPIRNKITTDQAARLLYEMCGTGQAVSSAASEKMCGWLRRDLRPEMRTQESKTWGDFNPIQEFFGEALSDVDIDFYSKAGWTSFSRQEAAFVATRDGSTVYILTVFGDDAAYAQNKTIFPKMSRLVFDRMVARNSP from the coding sequence GTGGGTCAGCAACCACAACCAAAACCGAATAAACGTGCCCAACAAATTGCCAAATTTAAAGCCAGACGTGCAGCTCGTGCCCATCAAGTCAAGAGACGGGTGCGACGGCTGCGATTTGCGGCTTTAGCGATCGCCTCCGCTACAATCTTTACAACTTGTGGGTTAAGGTTAAATCGGTTGGTAACTCAGCGTCCAGCAGTCGTATCCGAGCAACTAAATTCTACCTTGCCGGTACTTCCCCCTTGGGCTAAAACTGCATTATTACCTCTTCCATCTCGCCTCCCCGGACGCAATCCTTCACAACTTGTCTACAATGTCAAGACTCCGCCAAACTTTAAACAAAGTCAGGAGTTGGAAGAAATTGTTGATGATGTTGTTAAATTGGCGACCGAGAAAGACTTACCTATAAAGCCTTTATCTATTACCTTAATCAACGTTAAAACAGGTGAAATTGCCGGATATAAACAAGATACATTGAGATATCCTGCTAGCGTCATCAAAATGTTTTGGATGGTAGCTCTCTATGCTCAGATAGAAAACGGGATTTGGGCAGACGAAGGTGCATTTTCTTTATATGTGTCCAAGATGATCAAGGAGTCTGATAACGAGGCAGCTAGCTTCATCCTTGACCTGTTAACAGATACGCAATCTAGATCGAAAATAGAAAATGATGAAGAGTTTAAAATATGGCTAGATAAACGTCAACAAGTGAATCAATTTTTTAGAGGAGCAGGCTACAAAGGCATTAATATTAGCCAAAAAACTTTTCCAGTTCCCTATCTAAGACTTCCAGAGCCTCTAGAGATTGATTTGCAAATGCGAGGCGCTCCCAAAGACCCCATTCGGAATAAGATAACAACCGATCAGGCAGCTAGGCTCTTGTACGAAATGTGTGGAACTGGACAGGCTGTTTCCTCAGCCGCTAGCGAAAAAATGTGCGGATGGCTAAGAAGAGATTTGCGCCCAGAAATGAGAACGCAAGAGTCAAAAACCTGGGGTGACTTCAACCCCATCCAGGAATTTTTTGGCGAGGCTTTGTCTGATGTGGATATTGATTTTTACTCAAAGGCGGGTTGGACTTCTTTTTCGCGCCAAGAAGCGGCATTCGTCGCAACCAGAGATGGTAGCACCGTTTATATTTTGACAGTCTTTGGTGACGATGCCGCCTACGCCCAAAATAAGACAATTTTTCCCAAAATGTCTCGTTTAGTCTTCGATCGCATGGTCGCCCGGAATTCCCCCTAG